A window of the Brassica oleracea var. oleracea cultivar TO1000 chromosome C1, BOL, whole genome shotgun sequence genome harbors these coding sequences:
- the LOC106342301 gene encoding ribosome production factor 2 homolog, whose protein sequence is MMEIRTPKTHKAKRVLEKRAPKLVENGKKTLILHGTKTSATLSSVLMELYRLKKGGAIKYSRRNENIRPFESGGETSLEFFSQKTDCSIFAYGSHTKKRPDNLVLGRMYDHHVYDLIEVGIENFKSLLSFSYDKKIAPHEGSKPFICFTGEGFENVPELKQLKEVLTDLFRGEVVDNLNLTGLDRAYICSAVSPTKVFLTHCAIKLKKSGTIVPRIELVEVGPSMDLVIRRNRLPNEGLRKEAMKSSKDKPKKKVKNVDQDDVLGKRGRIFIPEQEVGKTPLPDKSKGVKRERREGKLKKKNKEEGSASKKHKESE, encoded by the exons ATGATGGAAATACGAACTCCGAAGACCCACAAAGCCAAACGTGTACTCGAAAAGCGAGCTCCGAAGCTG GTAGAAAATGGGAAGAAGACACTGATACTTCATGGGACGAAGACGAGCGCTACACTTAGCTCTGTGCTGATGGAGCTGTACCGTTTGAAGAAGGGAGGTGCCATCAAGTACTCGAGGAGGAATGAGAACATTAGACCCTTTGAGAGTGGTGGTGAAACCTCTTTGGAGTTCTTCTCTCAAAAAACTGATTGTAGTATTTTTGCG TATGGCTCTCACACAAAGAAACGACCTGACAATCTTGTGCTCGGAAGAATGTACGATCACCATGTCTATGATCTTATAGAAGTTGGGATTGAGAACTTTAAATCTCTGCTATCGTTTTCCTACGACAAGAAGATAGCACCTCATGAAGGATCAAAGCCTTTCATTTGCTTTACCGGAGAAGGTTTTGAGAATGTACCAGAGCTGAAGCAGCTTAAAGAAGTCCTCACTGATCTCTTCCGTGGGGAG GTCGTTGATAATCTAAACCTTACTGGATTAGACCGTGCTTACATATGCTCAGCGGTATCACCAACTAAGGTTTTCCTTACTCACTGCGCGATTAAGCTAAAAAAGTCAGGGACCATCGTGCCTAGAATAGAGCTTGTTGAAGTAGGTCCTTCCATGGACCTGGTTATCCGTCGTAATCGTCTTCCCAACGAAGGCCTAAGGAAAGAAGCTATGAAATCATCTAAAGATAAGCCCAAGAAGAAG GTGAAGAATGTGGATCAAGATGATGTACTAGGGAAGAGGGGGAGGATTTTTATTCCTGAGCAAGAG GTTGGAAAAACTCCATTGCCGGATAAATCGAAGGGAGTGAAGAGAGAGCGAAGAGAGGGCAAGCTGAAGAAGAAGAATAAGGAAGAAGGGTCTGCTTCCAAAAAGCATAAAGAGTCCGAGTAA